One segment of Castanea sativa cultivar Marrone di Chiusa Pesio chromosome 3, ASM4071231v1 DNA contains the following:
- the LOC142629817 gene encoding uncharacterized protein LOC142629817 produces the protein MSARDKQHHEKEQAYRDSLIEDLADDFRLPINHRLTENVDLDNVEQASLDTQLTSSNIGFRLLQKMGWKGKGLGKDEQGIIEPIRSGIRDPKLGVGKQEQDDFFTAEENIQRRKLDVEVEETEEHAKKREVLAEREQKIQIEVKEIRKVFYCDLCNKQYKLAMEFEAHLSSYDHNHRKRFKEMREMHGTSSRDDRQKREQQRQEREMAKFAQIENARKQQQLQQQQEDSGSAPVPTEVKVATALTDQEPRKVLKFGFSSKGGTSKSSFGSAAKKKPKVAVASVFGNDSDEEK, from the exons ATGAGTGCTCGAGATAAACAGCACCATGAAAAGGAGCAG GCTTATCGGGACTCCCTTATTGAAGATTTGGCAGATGATTTTCGTTTGCCAATCAATCACAGGCTTACAGAAAATGTAGATCTGGATAATGTGGAACAAGCTTCATTGGACACGCAGTTGACATCATCTAATATTGGTTTTAGGCTTCTTCAAAAAATGGGATGGAAGGGGAAAGGTCTTGGGAAGGATGAGCAAG GAATAATTGAGCCAATAAGATCTGGGATCAGAGATCCAAAATTAGGTGTTGGAAAACAAGAGCAAGATGATTTTTTTACTGCAGAAGAAAATATCCAGCGGAGAAAGCTCGATGTTGAGGTGGAGGAGACTGAAGAACATGCAAAGAAGAGGGAG GTGTTAGCAGAGCGTGAGCAGAAAATTCAAATTGAGGTGAAAGAAATACGCAAGGTGTTCTATTGTGATCTATGCAACAAGCAATACAAATTGGCTATGGAATTCGAGGCTCACCTTAGCTCATATGATCACAATCACAGAAAG CGTTTTaaagaaatgagagaaatgCATGGTACAAGCAGTCGGGATGATAGGCAAAAACGAGAACAGCAACGTCAGGAGAGAGAAATGGCTAAGTTTGCTCAGAT AGAGAATGCTCGTAAGCAGCAGCAGCTGCAACAGCAACAGGAAGATTCTGGGTCTGCTCCAGTTCCCACTGAAGTGAAAGTTGCTACTGCACTTACAGATCAGGAACCGCGGAAGGTGTTGAAGTTTGGTTTTTCTTCTAAAGGTGGTACCTCCAAG agCTCATTTGGTAGCGCTgcaaagaaaaaaccaaaagtAGCTGTTGCATCAGTTTTTGGCAATGATAGTGACGAAGAAAAGTGA